The genomic region AGCCCGAGGATTCAGATATTCACTATAAGGACGAACAAATTCAAATGCAGTGGGCTGAGTGGGCTGAACACCCTGGGCACTGAGCAGGGAGTGAAGCATATTCACAGTGTCTTGATAGTCTATTGTCTGGGTCGTGTTGTGACCATTGGCCCCAGTGGGCCCTTTATCCAGTTTTGAATGAGGGACACGAGTTTTACAGCTGGGCTGTGAAAAGGAAAGGCCACTTGTGTCTGAGCTATGCCCAGGCATCTGAGCCATTGTAGGAagtgaagggaaggagaaatttAGGGAAGAGGATTTAGTACTCTTGGCAATCTTGGCTGGATGATCAAACATGGCCCCTCCAGTCTCTTCAGAGGGTCCCCTTTTACGAGTAGAactggaagaggaaaaagaactaGACAAGCTATAGGTTTTATGTGCTAAGTTGCTTGTCTGGCTACTATGTTTTGGATCACCAGGACGTCTGTTCCCAGTACCAACAGGAAGTTGGGAATGAGAGTGCTTGTGTGAGTggtgattatgatgatgatgatgattagaTGGGTGAGTCTTGTGCTTTTCTTTGTGCTCTCGGCTCTTTGTAACACTGTCCTCTACAGAATTGTGCTTATCAGCTGCAGCATGGACTTTTATGCGCATTTTTATCTCCTCTGGTTTTGAAGAGGCAGCTTTATCTCCACCTGCCACTGGGATTCTCATTTTGAGAGCTGTTTTGTCAGCCTTTTCCAGAAAAGGCCGCTCGGGGTTTTCTGAACCCTCTATGGGCATTTTTAGAATGACTGAAGAATGGCTATCATGATGAGAAAGGAGATTCTGGGCAGCATATGCATACTGTGACTTCACATTTGCTTCCATGTTCTCCAGTTGCCTCTTCTGGGCAGCCAACTCTTCTGCATGCTTCGCGCGGTATTCTTTCAGTGACACTTTAGCTGATGGCACACTCTTACTACTCTGCTTCTgggaaataaatgcatttgaacCATCCTGTGGTAAGGAATGATCAACTCCTGTAAGTGCTAAATTCTCACTAGTCCGATGACCCTGAGTAGGTTCTAGTTTGAAAGAAGGTTGGGAGGACAGCCAACGCTTGCCCGGCAACATCTCCACACTGGTTAACTTGCTGGATGACTCTTCGGAGACTGGCAGGGAAGGCACTGCACTTGTGGTAGAAGTTGACATGCTCATTAAACCTGCAATGGTTGTGTCTGAAGAGCTCTGGGAAATCATATTGAGGATTGTCTGCTCTGAAGTCTTTTCATCTGTTCCTCGGTcatctgcttttgttttcttggcaGCCTCGCATGCCTGGAATGAAGCAAATAGCATCTCTTTACTTAGGTAATTTACTAAATAAAAAAACACTGAGATGAGTAGATTGTACTTGCAGCAACACTGGAAGTTCTGGATGGGCCACAGGCAGGAGGCCATCCTAACATGAAATCCAGTAAATATTACCATCAAGAGAAGATTTTAAAACCTTCAATTAAGAGTCACAGCAATCTATCCAAATGTTACaaagcaataacaacaacaaagaatctATACTTATCTAAAATTCATACATGAACATCCATGCCTTCTGCTTATGATTATAGTTAGTCCATAACCGAATTCTAGAAATTTTGGTGAGGTTTTATGCTAAAGTAAAAGATGAACTATGTGCTCTCAAGCctacttcttttttgttgttgctgttttttgtttgtttgtttgtttgagacagagtctcactttatcatctaggctggagcgcagtggcacaatctcggctcactgcaacctaacgttccaagttcaagcaattctcctgtctcagcctcccgagtagctggaactacaggtgtgcatcaccatgcctggctaatttttgtatttttagtagagacgaggtttcaccatgttggccaggctggtctcgaactcctgacctcagttgatccacctgccttggcctcccaaagtgctgtgactacaggcgtgagccaccatgcccggcctctcaaGCCTACTTCTAATCTCAGGCTTCTAAGAGGCAAACTCACTCTCTGCCACTCACTCAACTCAGGAGAATGAAATTAACTTTATCTGTCTGGATTTATGAGAAAAcaatggaaacattttaaaacaagttttataTCTGACAGAAAAAAGAGGAATGATTCCATTATTCCTGAGTAAGACTTTGACA from Pongo pygmaeus isolate AG05252 chromosome 10, NHGRI_mPonPyg2-v2.0_pri, whole genome shotgun sequence harbors:
- the CCNT1 gene encoding cyclin-T1; this encodes MEGERKNNNKRWYFTREQLENSPSRRFGVDPDKELSYRQQAANLLQDMGQRLNVSQLTINTAIVYMHRFYMIQSFTQFPGNSVAPAALFLAAKVEEQPKKLEHVIKVAHTCLHPQESLPDTRSEAYLQQVQDLVILESIILQTLGFELTIDHPHTHVVKCTQLVRASKDLAQTSYFMATNSLHLTTFSLQYTPPVVACVCIHLACKWSNWEIPVSTDGKHWWEYVDATVTLELLDELTHEFLQILEKTPNRLKRIWNWRACEAAKKTKADDRGTDEKTSEQTILNMISQSSSDTTIAGLMSMSTSTTSAVPSLPVSEESSSKLTSVEMLPGKRWLSSQPSFKLEPTQGHRTSENLALTGVDHSLPQDGSNAFISQKQSSKSVPSAKVSLKEYRAKHAEELAAQKRQLENMEANVKSQYAYAAQNLLSHHDSHSSVILKMPIEGSENPERPFLEKADKTALKMRIPVAGGDKAASSKPEEIKMRIKVHAAADKHNSVEDSVTKSREHKEKHKTHPSNHHHHHNHHSHKHSHSQLPVGTGNRRPGDPKHSSQTSNLAHKTYSLSSSFSSSSSTRKRGPSEETGGAMFDHPAKIAKSTKSSSLNFSFPSLPTMAQMPGHSSDTSGLSFSQPSCKTRVPHSKLDKGPTGANGHNTTQTIDYQDTVNMLHSLLSAQGVQPTQPTAFEFVRPYSEYLNPRAGGISSRSGNTDKPRPPPLPSEPPPPLPPLPK